One Drosophila santomea strain STO CAGO 1482 chromosome X, Prin_Dsan_1.1, whole genome shotgun sequence DNA segment encodes these proteins:
- the LOC120456344 gene encoding glutathione S-transferase theta-1-like isoform X2: protein MSAPIRYYYDLMSQPSRALFIIFRLSNMPFEDCVVALRNGEHLTEDFKKEINRFQRVPCIHDNGYKLAESVAILRYLSAKGKIPEHLYPKYFVDQSRVDEFLEWQHMSLRLTCAMYFRTVWLEPLLTGRTPTEAKIETFRMHMERNLDVVEEVWLEGKDFLTGSHLTVADIFAACEIEQTRMADYDVRIKYPKIRAWLKRVRQSCNPYYDVAHEFVYKISGTGPQAKL from the exons CACAGCCCTCGAGGGCGTTGTTCATTATCTTCCGGCTAAGCAACATGCCCTTCGAAGACTGCGTGGTGGCCCTGCGCAATG GCGAGCACTTGACCGAAGACTTCAAGAAGGAGATTAACCGCTTCCAGCGCGTGCCCTGCATCCACGACAATGGCTACAAGCTGGCGGAGAGTGTGGCCATCCTGCGCTATCTGAGCGCCAAGGGCAAGATACCGGAGCACCTGTACCCAAAGTACTTCGTTGACCAGAGCCGCGTGGACGAGTTCCTCGAGTGGCAGCACATGTCCCTGCGGCTCACCTGCGCCATGTACTTTCGCACCGTGTGGCTGGAGCCGCTTCTGACCGGACGCACTCCCACCGAGGCCAAAATCGAGACGTTCCGCATGCACATGGAGCGCAACCTCGACGTGGTGGAAGAGGTCTGGCTGGAGGGCAAGGACTTCCTCACAGGATCCCACCTCACCGTGGCAGACATCTTTGCAGCCTGTGAAATTGAACAGACAC GTATGGCCGACTACGATGTCAGGATCAAGTACCCCAAAATCAGGGCGTGGCTGAAGAGAGTGCGCCAGAGCTGCAATCCTTACTACGATGTGGCCCACGAGTTCGTTTACAAGATCTCTGGCACGGGTCCACAGGCCAAGCTATAA